The Cucumis melo cultivar AY chromosome 9, USDA_Cmelo_AY_1.0, whole genome shotgun sequence genome includes the window CAACAACAATTCTTCGAACAACGAGATCAGCAACTTGATGAAACGAcgaaaaagatgaagaagaagaagaaattatgTGGAAGTAGTAGTAGTAGAATAAATGGGAGCAACTCTACAAAGAGAAGAGGGAAGAAGGATAGACATAGTAAGATCTACACAGCACAAGGCCCAAGAGACCGTAGAATGAGGCTGTCCCTTCAAATTGCAAGGAAATTCTTTGATCTTCAAGACATGCTAGGCTTTGACAAAGCTAGTAAAACTATAGAGTGGCTTCTTCTTAACTCAAATTCAGCCATTAAAGATCTCAAACAAGCCTACTTCTTTAAGTACTCAAATTCTGGCCAATCAAGTGAGGTTGTGTCAGAGATTAATGATAACAATGGTGTTGTTAATGTTGCTGCTTCTAATCATCTAGATCAACAACAAGATCAAGAAGATGTTGCGTTTACGGGCGGTTTTAAAGACAAGATCAAAAGCAGGACGTTACGAACCGGTTCGAGAGAGGCGAGGGATAGGGCAAGAGCTAGGGCAAGACAAAGAACACTCTTGAAAAATACTTTACTACCAAACCCTCCTATTACTTCTTCCATTTCTCAACATTTTGATCATCTCTCaggtaataataatattagtagtattagtagtaataataacaacaataataataatacctATCTTGATTATTATCCTACATTTTCTTGCCCTAGTTCTTCCATCTTCCTTCCTTCTCCACTTTACTTACCCTACTCTTTTT containing:
- the LOC103483044 gene encoding transcription factor TCP12, with protein sequence MMMMKHQDMFGCNTNNNNTEINHILSNPLNPSTSSMDDHQQQQHRENQILINSYDDHDLHYFPHPFLDDDDLFLSHFLSQQQQFFEQRDQQLDETTKKMKKKKKLCGSSSSRINGSNSTKRRGKKDRHSKIYTAQGPRDRRMRLSLQIARKFFDLQDMLGFDKASKTIEWLLLNSNSAIKDLKQAYFFKYSNSGQSSEVVSEINDNNGVVNVAASNHLDQQQDQEDVAFTGGFKDKIKSRTLRTGSREARDRARARARQRTLLKNTLLPNPPITSSISQHFDHLSVLKLP